The region AGTTGAAATTTTCAAATATAAAGCCAAAAAACGCTATAAAGTAAAAAGGGGGCATCGTCAGCCCTATACAGAAGTGGAAATTACAAAGATTTCTATTTAATTAATATAATTTAGAAAACAGCCAAGATAAAAGGCTGTTTTAATTTAAAAATTCTATTTCTTTACTATTTTCTTCCCTCAAGTGCCGATTCTAAAGTTTCCTCGTCAGTATATTCAATTTCACTTCCCAGAGTTAAGCCCTGAGCAAGTTTGGTTATTTTTACATCATATGGCTTTAATATTCTTTTTATGTAATCCATTGTAAGATTTCCTTGAACGGTTGGACTTATTGCAAGAATAATTTCTTTTGGACGGTATTCTTCCAATCGTTTTTTTAATTCCTCAATTCTTAATTTACCCAAAGGATTTTCTTTTAAGAAATCCATTTTACCTCCTAAAATAAAATATCTACCCTGGTATTTTTTTGTTTTTTCCATTTGCCAAAGATCGTTTTCTTTTTCTACTATA is a window of Candidatus Paceibacterota bacterium DNA encoding:
- the recR gene encoding recombination mediator RecR, which codes for MIPRQIKEAISIFSKFPTIGERTATRFALYLLSLPEEKAEEVCQAVSALKTELKRCDFCFNPFTSARKEQKLCEICRDKKRGKEKNICIVEKENDLWQMEKTKKYQGRYFILGGKMDFLKENPLGKLRIEELKKRLEEYRPKEIILAISPTVQGNLTMDYIKRILKPYDVKITKLAQGLTLGSEIEYTDEETLESALEGRK